In Desulfovibrio ferrophilus, a genomic segment contains:
- a CDS encoding DUF4942 domain-containing protein: MTTALIPRQTLAALVENHDKVTGLVAQAFKLLGEAQKLNTATLGGFSSYLLSERLRRFDLNDAEKSSTKTLEHIKEQHWHYAIKLTGIRNLMSSDDKARMDRMFENHKTPSFDLGNLASTLQGLAENQSEIFSAAISETHKALRLYAANYKTNSTFKVGDKVIINHCVEFSQYGDSVRWYLDDHRKHLLFDLDKVFHFLEGQGFPEYPGNFTTAIEAAMKEKATNCETSYFKAKWFKKGTIHIEFKSPALVKGFNRIAAEGSNELGNEV; this comes from the coding sequence ATGACCACCGCTCTGATCCCTCGCCAAACCCTCGCTGCGCTGGTGGAGAACCACGACAAAGTGACCGGCCTTGTTGCCCAAGCCTTCAAGCTCTTGGGCGAAGCCCAAAAGCTCAACACTGCTACCCTTGGAGGTTTCAGCAGCTATCTACTTTCCGAGCGGTTGCGCCGGTTTGATTTGAATGATGCAGAAAAAAGTTCAACCAAGACCTTGGAACACATAAAGGAACAGCATTGGCACTATGCCATTAAGTTGACCGGTATCCGTAACTTGATGAGCAGCGACGATAAAGCCCGTATGGATCGGATGTTTGAAAATCACAAAACGCCGTCTTTTGATTTGGGCAATCTCGCGTCTACGTTGCAAGGCCTTGCCGAGAATCAGAGCGAGATTTTTTCGGCGGCTATTTCTGAAACTCACAAGGCTTTGCGCCTTTATGCTGCGAACTATAAGACCAACAGCACTTTCAAGGTTGGTGATAAGGTTATTATCAACCATTGTGTAGAGTTCTCTCAGTATGGCGATAGCGTTAGGTGGTATTTGGACGATCACCGTAAGCACCTACTTTTCGATCTCGATAAAGTTTTTCACTTCCTAGAAGGGCAGGGGTTCCCCGAATACCCCGGAAACTTCACCACCGCTATTGAGGCGGCAATGAAAGAGAAAGCTACGAACTGCGAGACATCCTATTTCAAGGCGAAGTGGTTCAAGAAGGGCACTATACATATTGAGTTTAAGAGTCCTGCCCTGGTGAAAGGGTTCAACCGAATTGCCGCCGAAGGATCAAACGAGCTCGGCAACGAGGTTTAA
- a CDS encoding ParA family protein gives MQIVVIANRSGGVSKTTTAHNLSAALAIAGKKTLAVDLDPQCDLTRFSGVVPEEQEQNAITVVLDKEPLGPAVVEIGKNLSLLPCHPDFVSADTELQTKTGGELYVKKALKAATDYDFVILDSPPSLGKVTVAAMVAAHHVLIPMPTQYKPLEGAVRTLNTVELVKEDLNPDLNVLGIVATMFVRGRSLDKEVLRHVETAEGFEGLLFDTVIRQNTDLAQAPSYGKSIFEHAPRSNGAQDYVALTKEIVRRMKNGR, from the coding sequence ATGCAAATTGTTGTGATTGCCAATCGGAGCGGTGGCGTATCGAAGACCACGACAGCCCACAATCTGAGCGCGGCACTTGCGATTGCGGGTAAGAAAACGCTGGCGGTTGATCTTGATCCACAGTGCGACCTAACCCGGTTTTCTGGCGTAGTTCCAGAGGAACAAGAGCAAAATGCAATTACCGTTGTTCTGGACAAGGAACCACTCGGCCCTGCGGTGGTGGAGATAGGCAAGAACCTTTCGCTTTTGCCGTGTCATCCTGATTTTGTTTCGGCTGATACCGAGCTCCAGACCAAAACTGGTGGAGAATTGTACGTTAAGAAGGCGCTCAAGGCGGCTACTGATTACGACTTTGTAATTCTGGATTCCCCGCCTAGCCTGGGCAAAGTCACCGTGGCCGCTATGGTGGCCGCGCATCATGTACTTATTCCCATGCCCACACAGTACAAGCCGCTTGAAGGTGCTGTCCGCACCCTTAATACAGTGGAGTTAGTCAAAGAAGATTTGAACCCTGATCTCAATGTTTTGGGAATCGTGGCAACCATGTTCGTTCGTGGCCGGTCCTTGGACAAGGAAGTTTTGCGCCACGTTGAAACCGCCGAAGGTTTTGAGGGACTTCTTTTTGATACGGTGATCCGTCAAAACACGGACCTTGCGCAAGCTCCGAGCTACGGCAAAAGCATTTTTGAACACGCGCCGAGATCGAACGGCGCTCAAGATTACGTTGCACTTACAAAGGAAATTGTCAGGAGGATGAAAAATGGCAGATAG